One window from the genome of Musa acuminata AAA Group cultivar baxijiao chromosome BXJ1-4, Cavendish_Baxijiao_AAA, whole genome shotgun sequence encodes:
- the LOC103981946 gene encoding uncharacterized protein LOC103981946 isoform X1 — MSLLAASSTAFSKLSHQSPLRRTSASTDSRSPPPHGRVVVVRASPVPAADGVELEGELELPRWAGETSLSRFIGALISFKPLFSVMKLGARQLLIGNAEKANIPWREMTNEILNSDVYKEMESVQNPSLVYPDYYLNPFHAYDEGNLSWLAAAEAEAATMSIAKLAVPDAPTVDEANKIVRGNWLKAIEIHLKQYSGNSETNDILDIGCSIGVSTRYLAEMFPSANVTGLDLSPYFLSVAQYKEKKKAARIKPIRWIHANGECTGLPSKSFDLVSLAYVLHECPQHATIGLVNEAFRLLRPGGTIAVTDNSPKSKVLQELSPAKFTLLKSTEPFLDEYYLLDLEKTMRDAGFVSVRTIMTSPRHRTVTATVPHC; from the exons ATGTCGCTACTCGCCGCATCTTCCACTGCCTTCTCGAAGCTTTCCCATCAATCTCCTCTCCGCCGCACGAGTGCGTCTACCGACAGCAGGAGTCCTCCTCCCCATGGCCGCGTCGTCGTGGTCCGGGCATCTCCAGTGCCCGCAGCTGACGGCGTCGAGTTGGAAGGGGAGCTGGAGCTGCCTCGGTGGGCGGGGGAGACCTCGCTCTCCCGCTTCATCGGGGCCCTCATCTCCTTCAAGCCTCTCTTCTCGGTCATGAAGCTCGGGGCACGGCAGCTCCTCATCGG TAATGCGGAGAAGGCGAATATACCGTGGAGGGAGATGACGAATGAGATTCTGAATTCGGACGTTTACAAGGAGATGGAGAGCGTCCAAAATCCGTCTCTGGTTTATCCGGATT ATTATCTAAATCCATTTCATGCATATGATGAAGGGAACCTATCTTGGCTG GCAGCTGCAGAGGCAGAAGCTGCAACCATGTCCATTGCAAAATTAGCAGTACCTGATGCCCCTACAGTTGATGAAGCAAATAAAATTGTACGCGGCAATTGGTTGAAGGCAATTGAAATTCACCTTAAACAATATTCAGGGAATTCAGAGACCAATGATATTTTAGACATTGGTTGCTCTATAGGAGTTAGCACACGGTACCTTGCTGAAATGTTTCCTTCAGCTAATGTTACT GGGTTAGATCTGTCTCCTTACTTTCTGTCTGTTGCGCAatacaaggaaaagaaaaaagctgCAAGGATCAAGCCTATTAGGTGGATCCATGCTAATGGTGAATGTACAGGGTTACCTTCAAAATCATTCGACCTAGTCTCACTAGCTTATGTG CTTCATGAATGCCCTCAACATGCAACAATTGGATTAGTGAATGAAGCTTTTCGCCTGCTCCGACCTGGAGGAACAATTGCTGTGACAGACAACTCG CCCAAGTCCAAGGTACTTCAG GAACTCTCCCCAGCGAAGTTCACGTTGCTCAAAAGCACAGAGCCGTTCCTCGATGAATACTATCTTTTGGATTTAGAGAAGACAATGAGAGATGCTGGATTTGTTAGCGTCAGGACAATTATGACGAGTCCCAGACACAGAACTGTTACAGCAACAGTGCCTCACTGTTAG
- the LOC103981946 gene encoding methyltransferase FFUJ_09178 isoform X2: protein MSLLAASSTAFSKLSHQSPLRRTSASTDSRSPPPHGRVVVVRASPVPAADGVELEGELELPRWAGETSLSRFIGALISFKPLFSVMKLGARQLLIGNAEKANIPWREMTNEILNSDVYKEMESVQNPSLVYPDYYLNPFHAYDEGNLSWLAAAEAEAATMSIAKLAVPDAPTVDEANKIVRGNWLKAIEIHLKQYSGNSETNDILDIGCSIGVSTRYLAEMFPSANVTGLDLSPYFLSVAQYKEKKKAARIKPIRWIHANGECTGLPSKSFDLVSLAYVLHECPQHATIGLVNEAFRLLRPGGTIAVTDNSPKSKVLQIQKFAGTLPSEVHVAQKHRAVPR, encoded by the exons ATGTCGCTACTCGCCGCATCTTCCACTGCCTTCTCGAAGCTTTCCCATCAATCTCCTCTCCGCCGCACGAGTGCGTCTACCGACAGCAGGAGTCCTCCTCCCCATGGCCGCGTCGTCGTGGTCCGGGCATCTCCAGTGCCCGCAGCTGACGGCGTCGAGTTGGAAGGGGAGCTGGAGCTGCCTCGGTGGGCGGGGGAGACCTCGCTCTCCCGCTTCATCGGGGCCCTCATCTCCTTCAAGCCTCTCTTCTCGGTCATGAAGCTCGGGGCACGGCAGCTCCTCATCGG TAATGCGGAGAAGGCGAATATACCGTGGAGGGAGATGACGAATGAGATTCTGAATTCGGACGTTTACAAGGAGATGGAGAGCGTCCAAAATCCGTCTCTGGTTTATCCGGATT ATTATCTAAATCCATTTCATGCATATGATGAAGGGAACCTATCTTGGCTG GCAGCTGCAGAGGCAGAAGCTGCAACCATGTCCATTGCAAAATTAGCAGTACCTGATGCCCCTACAGTTGATGAAGCAAATAAAATTGTACGCGGCAATTGGTTGAAGGCAATTGAAATTCACCTTAAACAATATTCAGGGAATTCAGAGACCAATGATATTTTAGACATTGGTTGCTCTATAGGAGTTAGCACACGGTACCTTGCTGAAATGTTTCCTTCAGCTAATGTTACT GGGTTAGATCTGTCTCCTTACTTTCTGTCTGTTGCGCAatacaaggaaaagaaaaaagctgCAAGGATCAAGCCTATTAGGTGGATCCATGCTAATGGTGAATGTACAGGGTTACCTTCAAAATCATTCGACCTAGTCTCACTAGCTTATGTG CTTCATGAATGCCCTCAACATGCAACAATTGGATTAGTGAATGAAGCTTTTCGCCTGCTCCGACCTGGAGGAACAATTGCTGTGACAGACAACTCG CCCAAGTCCAAGGTACTTCAG ATTCAAAAATTTGCAGGAACTCTCCCCAGCGAAGTTCACGTTGCTCAAAAGCACAGAGCCGTTCCTCGATGA
- the LOC103981985 gene encoding glyoxylate/hydroxypyruvate reductase HPR3-like, with the protein MASESEVEPRLVSGRPQLLLLCRPFIGLDQALSSSFELLRPWESPLPRDRFLAAHAAGIHALLSTGLAVVDAPLLDALPALRFVITNSVGVDHIDLAECARRGVSVANVGTIFSTDVADYAVCLLLDVLRRVSAADRYVRRGLWPLAGDYPLGFRLGGKRVGSIGCEVAKRLEAFGCLISYFSRQRKPSTPYTYFPSVCDLAAASDILVITCALTTETHHMVNKDVMSALGKDGVIINVARGALIDEAELVKHLMQGDIAGAGLDVFEHEPAVPKELFCMDNVVLSHHTATHTSESFVDLHELIVASLEAFFSNRPLLTPVLDCRSL; encoded by the exons ATGGCATCGGAATCGGAGGTGGAGCCTCGGTTGGTGTCTGGGCGGCCGCAGCTGCTTCTCCTCTGCCGACCCTTCATAGGCCTCGACCAAGCCCTCTCGTCCTCGTTCGAGCTTCTGAGGCCGTGGGAGTCTCCGTTGCCCCGCGACCGCTTCCTCGCTGCCCATGCCGCTGGCATCCACGCCCTCCTCAGCACCGGCCTCGCCGTCGTCGACGCCCCCCTCCTCGACGCCCTTCCCGCCCTCCGTTTCGTCATTACCAACAGCGTGGGCGTCGATCACATCGACCTCGCCGAGTGCGCCCGCCGCGGCGTCTCCGTCGCCAACGTTGGCACCATCTTCTCCACGGACGTCGCCGACTATGCCGTCTGTCTCCTCCTCGACGTCCTCCGCCGGGTGTCAGCCGCCGACCGGTACGTCCGCCGCGGCCTGTGGCCGCTCGCGGGTGACTATCCTCTCGGCTTCAGG CTGGGTGGCAAGCGGGTGGGAAGTATTGGATGTGAAGTAGCCAAAAGGCTGGAAGCTTTTGGTTGTTTGATCTCATATTTCTCAAGACAAAGGAAGCCATCAACCCCATACACATATTTCCCAAGTGTTTGTGATCTTGCAGCTGCAAGTGATATACTAGTTATTACTTGTGCTCTAACCACTGAAACACATCATATGGTCAACAAGGATGTTATGTCCGCATTAGGGAAGGATGGGGTCATTATAAATGTGGCAAGAGGAGCTCTCATTGATGAAGCAGAGTTAGTCAAGCACCTGATGCAAGGAGACATTGCAGGAGCCGGTCTTGATGTGTTCGAGCATGAACCTGCTGTTCCCAAGGAACTCTTTTGCATGGATAATGTTGTGCTATCGCATCATACAGCTACTCATACTTCAGAATCGTTCGTCGACCTTCATGAGCTGATCGTAGCCAGCTTAGAAGCTTTCTTCTCTAATCGACCATTACTAACCCCTGTTTTAGACTGTCGGTCTTTATAG
- the LOC135651685 gene encoding zinc transporter 8-like: MRGVWCFVFLIVLLLPLVARGDCDCSADEEGRDKKKALPLKIAAIFSILVCGGFGVCIPILGKWIPALRPDKDIFFVIKAFAAGVILATGFIHILPDAFENLTSPCLPSSPWQDFPFAGFGAMVAAVGTLMIDTIATGYFNRLHGNKMRTTVSDETNADVEKTSDGLDHVHTHATHGHAHGSTMMDSADASAQLIRNRVISQVLELGIIVHSVIIGISLGASEVPSTIRPLVAALSFHQFFEGMGLGGCIVQAKFKAKSIVTMGLFFSLTTPVGIAIGIGIASVYDENSPTALIVEGCLNSVASGILIYMALVDLLAADFMNPRVQSKARLQFMINVSLLVGAGLMSLLAKWA; this comes from the exons ATGAGAGGCGTTTGGTGCTTCGTCTTTCTCATTGTTTTGCTGCTTCCTCTCGTTGCTCGCGGCGACTGTGACTGCTCGGCTGACGAGGAAGGCCGCGATAAGAAGAAGGCGCTGCCGCTCAAGATCGCGGCAATATTTTCTATCCTGGTCTGCGGAGGTTTTGGCGTATGCATTCCCATCCTGGGCAAATGGATACCTGCGCTCCGTCCCGACAAGGACATCTTCTTCGTGATCAAGGCCTTCGCTGCCGGAGTCATTCTCGCCACCGGATTTATCCATATCCTACCCGATGCATTCGAAAACCTCACGTCACCCTGTCTTCCATCGAGCCCTTGGCAGGACTTCCCCTTCGCCGGGTTTGGCGCGATGGTCGCCGCTGTCGGAACGCTGATGATCGATACGATTGCCACCGGATACTTTAATCGCCTCCACGGCAATAAGATGCGGACGACGGTGAGCGACGAGACAAACGCGGATGTGGAGAAGACATCCGATGGCTTGGATCACGTGCACACTCATGCAACCCATGGCCACGCGCATGGCTCCACGATGATGGACTCGGCGGACGCTTCTGCTCAACTCATCCGGAACCGAGTTATCTCTCag GTTTTGGAGCTCGGGATCATCGTTCATTCGGTGATCATCGGGATTTCGTTGGGTGCATCAGAGGTACCATCCACCATAAGACCTCTGGTAGCTGCTCTCAGCTTTCATCAGTTCTTCGAGGGCATGGGCCTGGGAGGGTGCATCGTTCAG GCAAAGTTCAAGGCAAAGTCGATAGTAACCATGGGGCTCTTCTTCTCTCTCACAACACCAGTTGGGATCGCGATAGGCATTGGGATAGCATCCGTGTACGACGAGAACAGCCCCACCGCTCTGATCGTGGAAGGATGTCTCAACTCTGTCGCGTCTGGCATCTTGATCTACATGGCACTGGTGGATCTGCTTGCCGCAGATTTTATGAACCCGCGGGTGCAGAGTAAAGCGagattgcagtttatgataaatgtATCTCTGCTTGTTGGAGCAGGTCTGATGTCTCTACTGGCTAAGTGGGCTTAG